The proteins below come from a single Mangifera indica cultivar Alphonso chromosome 16, CATAS_Mindica_2.1, whole genome shotgun sequence genomic window:
- the LOC123198700 gene encoding monooxygenase 2-like has product MMEEEVVIVGAGIAGLATGVALQRLGIRALILEKSQGLRATGAALTLTSNAWLALDALGVAHKLSPLYAPLKTGFVTDVATGATQTISHAGAGKDGPRTVHRKTLLEALAGELPIGVIRFSSHIDAIETQLQDGSPIPVIHLSDGTVIKSKILVGCDGVHSIVARWLGLGAPVNSGRSAVRGLAVFPDGHGLNLQESRQFVGVGLRAGFIPLSDKDAYWGLTCLSSPKGEIMAAEPEVIQREVQENYVKDFPEIYKEMIRHCDFSTLTWAPLMFRYPWDILFGNLRKGNVTVAGDAMHPMTPDLGQGGCAALEDAVVLGRHIGNSLIKNGGLIPGKIGQDLDGYVQERKWRVSWLVTGSYFSGWIQQGGSNRWMKFLRYVFYKYLFTRIVGAVDYDCGKLPSVPFTSELGSSKRTE; this is encoded by the exons atgatggaGGAAGAGGTGGTGATAGTTGGTGCAGGAATAGCCGGGCTGGCCACGGGGGTGGCTCTACAAAGACTGGGAATTCGAGCCTTGATATTGGAAAAATCTCAAGGCCTCCGAGCCACTGGTGCAGCCTTAACCCTCACCTCAAATGCGTGGCTTGCTCTTGACGCTCTTGGTGTTGCTCACAAGCTCTCTCCCCTTTATGCTCCTTTAAAGAC GGGATTCGTCACTGATGTTGCAACTGGAGCTACTCAAACAATCTCCCATGCTGGAGCCGG GAAGGACGGACCAAGAACTGTTCATCGCAAAACCTTACTAGAGGCGTTGGCTGGTGAGTTGCCGATTGGCGTCATCCGTTTCTCCTCGCATATTGACGCCATTGAAACACAGTTACAGGACGGTTCTCCAATTCCTGTCATACATTTGAGCGATGGCACTGTAATCAAATCCAAG ATTTTGGTAGGATGTGACGGGGTACACTCGATCGTGGCACGTTGGCTAGGACTTGGAGCACCAGTGAATTCGGGGAGATCAGCTGTGCGTGGCTTGGCGGTGTTTCCTGATGGCCATGGCCTGAATCTGCAGGAATCAAGACAATTTGTTGGCGTAGGCCTGAGGGCTGGATTTATTCCTCTGAGTGACAAAGATGCGTATTGGGGACTCACTTGTTTATCTTCACCCAAAG GAGAAATCATGGCAGCAGAGCCTGAAGTGATACAAAGAGAAGTACAGGAGAACTATGTCAAAGACTTCCCTGAAATATACAAAGAAATGATTCGACATTGCGATTTTTCAACATTGACATGGGCTCCATTGATGTTTAGGTATCCCTGGGACATCCTTTTTGGCAATTTAAGGAAGGGAAACGTCACAGTGGCCGGCGATGCAATGCACCCCATGACACCTGATCTTGGACAAGGTGGCTGTGCAGCTCTGGAAGACGCGGTAGTGCTTGGCCGACACATTGGCAATTCATTGATAAAAAACGGAGGACTTATTCCAGGGAAAATTGGTCAGGATTTAGATGGTTATGTTCAGGAGAGAAAGTGGCGTGTGAGTTGGTTGGTCACTGGGTCATATTTTTCAGGATGGATTCAACAAGGAGGATCAAATCGGTGGATGAAATTCCTGAGATATGTCTTCTACAAGTACCTTTTTACTAGGATTGTTGGTGCTGTAGATTATGATTGTGGGAAATTGCCTAGTGTTCCTTTTACCAGTGAATTGGGAAGCTCAAAGAGAACAGAGTAA
- the LOC123199823 gene encoding probable mediator of RNA polymerase II transcription subunit 26c — MDLDEFRSILDSANVDVWTFIDTAILVASLDYTAELKERRDKIVERLYATCISTRCRNCDFGGGGDSRVNGVDDKIEKEIDHDGLNKGHESPYTPRSVDVDDDHHDHVDQDDDLDPYGGLFDDEQRKILEIREHLEDPDQSEDSLIDLLQNLADMDITFKALKETDIGRHVNRLRKHSSNDVRRLVKHLVRKWKEIVDEWVRLNQPGEVSAPTLMDGDSPQQKIPQNGRHQVPDFAYSPNPQNGSSGSERNNSEPERKPKPNSNSNVNLPQKEAAASKPPAAHVPLSVQRMREQQQRQQQQQKERNFDSDRLDSARKRLQESYKEAENAKKQRTIQVMDIHEIPKSKPKNSFFGKNKSSGSQGGRHW; from the exons aTGGATTTGGATGAGTTTCGATCTATTCTTGACTCGGCGAACGTGGACGTGTGGACGTTTATTGACACAGCGATTCTAGTGGCGTCGCTGGACTACACGGCGGAGTTGAAGGAGCGGCGGGATAAGATTGTGGAGAGGCTTTATGCCACGTGTATTTCCACGCGGTGTCGAAACTGTGACTTCGGTGGCGGCGGAGATAGTCGGGTTAATGGAGTCGACGATAAGATTGAGAAGGAGATTGATCATGATGGCTTAAATAAAGGCCACGAGTCGCCCTACACGCCCCGTTCAgttgatgttgatgatgatcACCACGATCATGTTGATCAAGATGATGATTTGGATCCTTATGGCGGCTTGTTTGATGATGAACAGAGAAAAATTCTTGAAATTAGAGAGCATCTCGAAGATCCTGACCAG TCTGAAGATTCTCTGATTGATCTGCTTCAAAATTTGGCAGACATGGATATAACATTCAAAGCTTtaaag GAAACCGATATTGGGAGGCATGTGAATCGATTGAGGAAGCATTCATCCAATGACGTTCGAAGATTAGTGAAGCATCTCGTTAG AAAATGGAAGGAGATAGTAGATGAGTGGGTGAGATTGAATCAACCTGGAGAAGTCAGTGCCCCGACGCTAATGG ATGGAGACTCACCCCAACAAAAGATTCCCCAGAATGGGCGTCACCAG gttCCGGATTTTGCATACTCTCCAAACCCACAGA ATGGAAGTTCTGGGTCAGAGAGGAATAATTCAGAGCCGGAAAGGAAGCCTAAACCGAATTCGAATTCAAATGTGAATCTGCCCCAGAAAGAAGCTGCTGCATCTAAACCTCCAGCAGCTCATGTTCCTCTAAGTGTACAG CGAATGAGAGAACAACAACAACGTCAACAACAGcaacaaaaggaaagaaattttgatTCCGATAGGCTTGATTCAGCCAGAAAACGGCTTCAAGAGAGCTATAAGGAGGCTGAAAATG CCAAAAAGCAAAGAACAATTCAAGTGATGGACATTCATGAGATACCAAAGTCCAAGCCAAAAAACTCCTTCTTTGGAAAGAACAAAAGCAGTGGATCACAAGGCGGCAGACACTGGTGA
- the LOC123199603 gene encoding uncharacterized protein LOC123199603, giving the protein MKTVSSKPFFSVSSSSLFQFRIFFSHFSTSSFPPSRRQEEESRNVRVSVWWDFENCNLPAGVNVFKVAHAITAAIRSHGIKGPVMITAFGDVMQLSRTNQEALSATGINITHVPNGGKNSADRSLLVDLMYWVSQNPPPAHLFLISGDRDFASILHRLRMNNYNILLASSETAPTVLCSAASIMWNWSSLVRGENLTGKHFNQPPDGPYGSWYGHYKVPLEDPFSVVEQPAARSSRSDEVCDPAADSKPSPIPGAVMRQIRQILNSYPKGISITELRAELNKGYVGIDKDLYGYKRFYRFLVAMPHILKVHRVSDGHFIVRQITAKAPEPFEFGLGTSNERVGGSGDQDLSKPLRLNGEESHKDETIHGKTILPSSPEVNVEDPSKKIQQPPESSEKVVSMEVKEPLKIMQQPTSAEKKVSEAAGEQKTKGNLLSVEKQDSASKVGFFRKIWRRCFGSKDGISEIKCQNIPQKVSDSGDISEKTSHNYPENSCINGDKFEKIKVDEKSMRTPSQDGFPVGSAEKKSARSTEPSDDNYTPRPGALTRIINWFKFQRSSQDTARSIDPSSERPIKIHINSHKHEVFMKDSFWSDMESFLDSPRGSVIVTQSRTREQLAQCLQKEGPSALRDLTDSYLLNLVDMLISEKKWVEERPSEISPFKLIQPVVKRSSLGQSCAANGLRSIFLSTESQSNPPILLELNREKKIQNISHAGVSPPISNKRPLDRSRNDILADCQNLVNEIMKEYPEGYNMGSIRKLFLERYGYHLDLQKLGYQKLASLIQIMPGVKIESSRIFPSSKVVGGSDQEFFFNNIREDNAPLNSSDSESSETSKKNDESDSLWDELGPVSNLNFDRKEGQLMPRDSAIKETKRQYPDYEPSVSDDEISDSEEVSTGTLPKGQGKPVTEEDSSLLQILDSWYSSNEGDKKKGMSENVDGAIDCSTHCVKPSSSSEVLTKSKTSSVNCGRKQRPQRSYTFVSDPVENKKDKLIDGILGSLKKSAE; this is encoded by the exons ATGAAAACCGTCTCCTCAAAACCCTTTTTCTCTGTCTCCTCCTCTTCTCTGTTCCAATTCAGAATTTTCTTCTCCCATTTCTCGACATCGTCATTTCCTCCATCTCGACGACAAGAGGAGGAGTCTCGAAATGTGAGGGTTTCGGTGTGGTGGGATTTTGAGAATTGCAATTTGCCTGCCGGTGTTAATGTGTTCAAGGTTGCTCACGCCATCACTGCTGCCATTAGGAGCCATGGAATTAAGGGCCCCGTCATGATCACCGCCTTTGGAGATGTGATGCAGCTTTCGAGGACTAATCAGGAGGCGCTCTCGGCTACTGGGATCAATATTACTCATGTTCCTAATG GTGGAAAGAATAGCGCTGATAGGTCACTTCTTGTAGATCTAATGTACTGGGTTTCTCAAAATCCTCCACCAGCACATCTTTTTCTAATCTCTGGTGATAGGGACTTTGCTAGTATTTTGCACCGACTAAGGATGAACAATTATAACATATTGCTTGCAAGTTCAGAAACTGCTCCAACTGTTCTCTGCAGTGCTGCTAGTATCATGTGGAATTGGAGTTCACTGGTCCGAGGGGAGAACCTTACTGGAAAGCATTTTAATCAACCTCCTGATGGTCCTTATGGTTCCTGGTATGGCCATTATAAGGTGCCTCTTGAAGATCCCTTCTCTGTTGTTGAACAACCAGCAGCAAGAAGTTCACGCAGTGACGAGGTTTGTGATCCTGCTGCAGATTCTAAGCCCAGTCCAATACCAGGGGCAGTTATGAGACAGATTCGTCAGATTTTAAACTCATATCCTAAAGGAATCTCAATTACGGAACTTCGGGCAGAATTGAATAAGGGTTATGTTGGTATAGATAAAGACCTCTATGGATATAAGAGATTTTACCGCTTTCTTGTGGCGATGCCACATATTTTAAAGGTTCACCGTGTAAGTGATGGCCATTTTATTGTTCGGCAAATCACTGCAAAAGCTCCTGAACCATTTGAGTTCGGTCTGGGTACATCTAATGAGCGTGTTGGTGGAAGTGGAGATCAGGACCTCTCAAAGCCTTTGAGGTTGAATGGTGAGGAAAGCCATAAAGATGAAACTATCCATGGTAAGACAATTTTGCCTTCATCACCTGAAGTTAATGTGGAAGACCCTTCAAAAAAGATTCAACAGCCCCCTGAATCAAGTGAGAAGGTTGTCAGCATGGAAGTGAAGGAACCTCTAAAAATAATGCAACAGCCCACTTCAGCTGAGAAGAAGGTTTCTGAGGCAGCTGGTGAACAGAAAACTAAGGGAAATCTGTTATCTGTAGAGAAACAAGATTCTGCATCTAAAGTGGGATTCTTCAGAAAAATTTGGCGGAGATGCTTCGGCAGTAAAGATGGGATTTCTGAAATTAAATGTCAGAACATTCCTCAAAAAGTTAGTGATTCAGGAGATATCTCTGAGAAGACAAGTCACAACTATCCTGAAAACTCTTGTATTAATGGTGATAAGTTTGAGAAGATAAAAGTGGATGAGAAGAGCATGAGAACACCAAGTCAAGATGGTTTTCCAGTTGGATCTGCTGAGAAAAAATCTGCTAGAAGCACTGAACCTTCTGATGACAATTATACCCCACGTCCAGGTGCTCTAACTCGAATAATAAACTGGTTTAAATTTCAGCGTAGCAGCCAAGACACTGCTAGATCAATTGATCCATCTAGTGAAAGACCAATCAAGATACACATTAATTCTCACAAGCATGAGGTTTTTATGAAGGATTCTTTCTGGTCTGACATGGAATCCTTCTTGGATTCACCTAGAGGATCAGTCATTGTCACCCAATCTAGGACAAG GGAACAGTTGGCTCAATGTCTGCAGAAGGAAGGCCCTTCAGCTCTTAGAGATCTCACTGATAGCTATCTTCTTAACCTGGTAGATATGTTGATATCAGAGAAGAAATGGGTGGAAGAAAGGCCATCTGAAATATCACCTTTCAAACTTATTCAGCCAGTTGTAAAGAGGTCTTCTTTGGGTCAATCTTGTGCTGCAAATGGATTGAGATCAATCTTTTTAAGTACAGAGTCACAATCCAACCCGCCAATTCTACTGGAGCttaatagagagaaaaagattcaaaatattTCTCATGCCGGAGTTTCCCCACCTATCAGTAATAAGAGACCTTTGGACAGATCTAGAAATGACATATTAGCTGACTGTCAGAACCTTGTGAATGAGATAATGAAGGAGTACCCAGAAGGATATAATATGGGATCGATCAGGAAACTGTTCCTTGAGAGGTATGGCTACCATCTTGATTTGCAAAAACTCGGTTACCAAAAGTTGGCATCCCTAATACAGATCATGCCCGGTGTGAAAATTGAGTCCAGTCGTATCTTTCCTTCCAGTAAAGTAGTAGGTGGCTCTGATCAGGagttttttttcaataacatTCGAGAAGATAATGCCCCATTAAATAGCTCAGATAGTGAATCATCTGAGACGTCAAAGAAGAATGATGAATCTGACTCTCTATGGGATGAGCTCGGCCCTGTTTCTAACTTGAATTTTGATAGAAAGGAAGGGCAGTTAATGCCAAGGGATTCGGccataaaagaaacaaagagacaATATCCTGATTATGAACCTTCTGTCTCTGATGATGAAATTTCAGATTCGGAAGAAGTCTCAACTGGAACACTTCCAAAAGGGCAAGGAAAGCCAGTAACAGAGGAAGACAGCTCATTATTGCAAATCCTAGATTCATGGTACAGCAGTAATGAAGGAGACAAAAAAAAGGGCATGTCAGAGAATGTTGATGGCGCCATTGATTGTTCCACTCATTGTGTAAAGCCATCTAGCTCATCAGAAGTATTGACCAAGAGTAAAACCTCTTCGGTGAACTGTGGACGGAAGCAAAGACCTCAAAGGAGCTATACTTTTGTTTCAGACCCAGTTGAGAACAAGAAGGACAAGCTCATTGATGGAATCTTAGGCAGCTTGAAGAAATCAGCTGAGTGA